Proteins encoded within one genomic window of Corynebacterium aurimucosum:
- a CDS encoding DUF3107 domain-containing protein, with protein MDIKFGFADTARELVIHAEGEREELTQTINNALADNSTLELKDTKGRSYIVRTERVVYVEIGTARAHTVGFAG; from the coding sequence ATGGATATCAAGTTTGGTTTTGCCGATACCGCCCGTGAGCTGGTTATTCACGCGGAAGGTGAGCGCGAAGAACTGACCCAGACCATCAACAACGCCTTGGCAGACAACTCCACCCTCGAATTGAAGGACACCAAGGGCCGCTCCTACATCGTGCGCACTGAGCGAGTTGTTTACGTAGAGATCGGCACTGCGCGCGCACATACCGTCGGATTTGCGGGCTAA
- a CDS encoding DUF3152 domain-containing protein, whose translation MAMENPADFKQHPQRLSAVERFAREYGWWRVVAIPVMVVITVWVLVDVFRSPAQEAEVTAAGETSASSTAASASSRKGPDPANASAVAAAKDGLPAGGDFTEQGEETYRDAGPSTMHAGKGGKQTIRFSVEIENGIDTSAYGGDGAVVALVDATLADPRGWTANGDFEFIHVKADDNPDTHIRLTSLGTTAKLCGAQLESETSCHTTITGESAVNLNESRWVRGATPFEGDLGNYRQYLINHEFGHAIGFAAHQPCGGDGKLAPVMMQQTLSLNNAKLFEKEPNEVYPDEDVTCEPNPWPYPNPANSDHAKPE comes from the coding sequence ATGGCCATGGAGAATCCCGCGGATTTTAAGCAGCACCCACAGCGCCTTTCAGCGGTGGAGCGCTTCGCGCGCGAGTACGGCTGGTGGCGCGTGGTGGCGATCCCCGTCATGGTCGTCATCACTGTGTGGGTGCTGGTTGATGTTTTCCGCTCGCCCGCCCAGGAGGCGGAGGTGACGGCGGCAGGGGAGACGTCGGCAAGCAGCACTGCCGCATCCGCCTCCTCGCGTAAGGGGCCGGATCCCGCCAATGCCAGTGCGGTGGCCGCCGCCAAGGATGGTTTGCCCGCTGGCGGTGACTTCACCGAGCAAGGTGAGGAAACCTACCGCGATGCAGGGCCGTCTACCATGCACGCGGGCAAGGGCGGGAAGCAAACCATCCGCTTTTCCGTTGAGATTGAAAACGGCATCGACACCTCCGCATATGGTGGGGACGGTGCTGTCGTTGCGCTTGTTGACGCCACTCTGGCCGACCCTCGCGGGTGGACGGCCAACGGTGACTTTGAATTCATCCACGTCAAAGCCGATGACAACCCTGATACGCACATCCGTCTGACGTCATTGGGAACCACGGCGAAGTTGTGCGGCGCGCAGTTGGAATCAGAAACCTCCTGTCACACGACCATTACGGGGGAGTCCGCGGTCAACCTCAACGAGTCTCGGTGGGTGCGTGGCGCGACGCCCTTTGAAGGAGACTTGGGCAACTACCGTCAGTACCTGATCAACCATGAGTTTGGCCATGCTATCGGTTTTGCGGCCCATCAACCCTGCGGCGGTGACGGTAAACTCGCACCGGTCATGATGCAGCAAACGCTGAGCTTGAACAACGCCAAGCTTTTTGAGAAGGAACCCAACGAGGTTTATCCGGACGAGGATGTCACGTGCGAGCCGAACCCGTGGCCCTACCCGAACCCGGCTAATTCTGATCACGCTAAGCCTGAGTAG